The following are from one region of the Nicotiana tabacum cultivar K326 chromosome 3, ASM71507v2, whole genome shotgun sequence genome:
- the LOC142179524 gene encoding uncharacterized protein LOC142179524, with the protein MIEIVHKDREPKKSIMMIRSSESNLVKAPDSTKVKPLIVEGVTEKPSSLNLKPPVLVVKGLSKDVRASPESSKVVVPGILSKPVIVVKGAPTTPIIIKLVTQLPVVDAKAVPWNYKQVIVTYKGKEIEEEVNETGGLTRSGRCFTPEELRKAKPFKDIPMPVKKSVTDEEAEEFLKKMKVQDYSIMEQLRKTPAQISLLSLLIHLDEHRKVLMKILNEAHVPDKITVNHLEKIAGKIFEANRITFSDDELPMEGT; encoded by the coding sequence atgattgaaatagttcaCAAGGACCGAGAGCCCAAGAAGTctatcatgatgattcggtccagtgaaagTAATTTGGTTAAAGCTCCTGACTCTACCAAAGTGAAGCCCTTGATAGTTGAAGGGGTGACAGAAAAGCCGAGCTCGCTCAATTTGAAACCACCAGTGTTGGTCGTGAAAGGGCTGTCAAAAGATGTTAGGGCAAGTCCGGAAAGTTCaaaagtggtagtaccagggaTTCTAAGTAAGCCTGTCATAGTTGTGAAGGGGGCTCCTACTACCCCTATCATCATTAAACTAGTAACCCAGCTTCCAGTAGTGGATGCTAAAGCTGTTCCGTGGAATTATAAACAAGTGAttgtgacatacaaaggaaaagaaatagaggaagaagttaatgaaactggaggattgactcgttctgggagatgtttCACCCCAGAAGAATTAAGGAAAGCCAAGCCATTCAAGGATATCCCAATGCCAGTAAAGAAATCGGTCACTGACGAAGAGGCCGAGgagttcctgaaaaagatgaaagtgcaggattattccattatggagcagttaaggaaaacaccagctcagatttctcttttgtctttgTTGATACATTTAGATGAACATCGCAAGGtcttgatgaagattttgaatgaggcacatgttcctgataagatcacagtgaaccacttggaaaagatagctggCAAGATCTTCGAAGCAAATAGGATCACTTTCTCGGACGATGAACTTCCTATGGAGGGTACATAA